From Chryseobacterium gallinarum, one genomic window encodes:
- a CDS encoding aldo/keto reductase, translating to MEYRKLGNTDLELSTITHGAFAIGGNMWGGNEKQDSINSIHASLDHGVTSIDTAPFYGFGLSEEMIGEAIKGKDRSKIQLLTKFGLVWDGSNNGKGEFFFDAEDEGKTIPVYKFASKENIIKEVEESLQRLGTDYIDLLQLHWPDSTTPICETMEAMELLVQQGKIRAAGVSNYSVSQMEEANRTLKLASNQVSYSMLNRAIENDLVPYSLENNSGIIVYSPMERGLLTGKYFRETQLKDNDHRNGYFSQFDLNKVKTFLEKIEPIAQEKGASLSQLVLKWTTLQPAITVVLAGARNAQQAIENAKAMDINLSQEELNFINAALSEI from the coding sequence ATGGAATATAGAAAATTAGGAAATACAGATTTGGAATTATCGACAATCACACATGGTGCTTTTGCTATCGGCGGAAACATGTGGGGTGGTAATGAAAAGCAGGATTCTATCAACTCTATTCACGCATCATTGGACCATGGAGTAACTTCTATCGATACCGCACCATTCTATGGTTTCGGGCTGAGCGAGGAAATGATTGGTGAAGCTATCAAAGGAAAGGACCGTTCAAAAATCCAGCTGTTAACAAAGTTTGGTTTGGTATGGGATGGAAGCAACAACGGAAAAGGAGAATTTTTCTTTGATGCGGAAGATGAGGGAAAAACAATTCCTGTATATAAATTCGCATCCAAAGAAAACATCATTAAAGAAGTTGAGGAAAGTTTACAAAGATTGGGAACAGATTATATTGACCTTTTACAACTTCACTGGCCAGACAGCACAACTCCTATCTGCGAAACAATGGAAGCCATGGAATTACTGGTCCAGCAGGGAAAAATACGTGCAGCAGGAGTAAGCAATTACAGCGTGTCTCAAATGGAAGAAGCTAACAGGACTTTAAAGCTTGCCAGCAACCAGGTTTCTTACAGCATGCTGAACCGTGCGATCGAAAATGATCTTGTTCCTTATTCTTTGGAGAACAATTCAGGAATCATCGTGTACAGCCCTATGGAAAGAGGTCTTTTAACCGGTAAATATTTCAGAGAAACCCAATTAAAGGATAACGACCACAGAAACGGATATTTTTCTCAATTTGATTTGAATAAAGTAAAAACGTTCTTGGAAAAAATTGAACCTATCGCACAGGAAAAAGGAGCCAGTCTTTCTCAGCTGGTATTAAAATGGACTACCCTGCAACCGGCAATTACAGTAGTATTGGCAGGGGCAAGAAATGCCCAGCAAGCTATCGAAAATGCAAAAGCAATGGACATCAACCTTTCTCAGGAAGAATTGAATTTCATCAATGCTGCTTTAAGCGAGATTTAA
- a CDS encoding GNAT family N-acetyltransferase, with the protein MKNFTLKKIDAHSKIPYGLLLLADETTEAINRYIFKSDIYLFNDSQQDIAVMALYKHSDAELEIKNIAVIESYRSKGIGSILINKAKEIAKENHYKLLTVGTSDTGFQQIRFYEKNGFMKTGIRKNFFIENYPDPIYENGLQMQDMILLTHHLSE; encoded by the coding sequence ATGAAGAATTTCACCTTAAAAAAAATTGATGCCCATTCAAAGATTCCATACGGTTTACTTTTATTGGCAGACGAGACTACAGAAGCCATAAACCGGTATATCTTCAAATCCGATATCTATCTTTTCAATGACAGCCAGCAGGATATTGCTGTAATGGCCCTGTACAAACATTCTGATGCAGAATTGGAAATTAAAAATATTGCTGTTATTGAAAGCTACAGGAGCAAAGGTATTGGTAGCATATTAATAAATAAAGCAAAAGAAATTGCTAAGGAAAATCACTATAAACTCCTGACTGTCGGAACATCGGATACAGGTTTCCAACAGATCAGGTTTTATGAGAAAAATGGCTTCATGAAAACAGGTATCCGTAAAAATTTTTTTATTGAAAATTATCCTGATCCCATTTATGAAAACGGTTTGCAGATGCAAGACATGATTTTACTTACCCATCACCTTTCGGAATAG
- a CDS encoding NAD(P)H-dependent oxidoreductase: MKKVLIINGGQNFGHSGGKYNQTIAENTLAVLKEFDNLEVKVTNVSESYDKYEEVQKFVWADYIIYHTPIWWFQLPNGLKKYIDEVFTAGHAKGIYMSDGRNAANPEINYGTGGMLGGRKYMLTTSWNAPATAFTFPGEFFSERSVDDGPLFGFHRMNAFVSLEKMESFHFHDVEKNANIERDMKLYREHVRSVFEKELKQELAS, translated from the coding sequence ATGAAAAAAGTATTAATCATCAACGGCGGACAAAATTTCGGACATTCCGGAGGAAAATATAATCAGACTATTGCAGAAAATACATTAGCAGTTCTTAAAGAATTCGATAACCTGGAAGTAAAGGTTACCAATGTAAGTGAAAGTTACGACAAATATGAAGAAGTGCAGAAGTTTGTCTGGGCAGATTATATTATTTACCACACTCCTATCTGGTGGTTCCAGCTTCCGAACGGATTGAAAAAATACATCGATGAAGTTTTCACGGCTGGCCACGCCAAAGGAATTTACATGAGTGACGGTAGAAATGCTGCCAATCCTGAGATCAATTACGGTACAGGAGGAATGCTCGGTGGAAGAAAATATATGCTTACCACAAGCTGGAATGCCCCTGCAACAGCCTTTACATTTCCCGGTGAATTCTTCAGTGAAAGAAGTGTAGATGACGGACCTTTATTTGGTTTCCATAGAATGAACGCTTTTGTTTCTTTAGAAAAAATGGAAAGCTTTCACTTCCATGATGTAGAAAAGAATGCCAATATAGAACGTGATATGAAACTGTATAGAGAACATGTGAGATCCGTATTTGAAAAAGAATTAAAACAGGAATTGGCATCATGA
- a CDS encoding DoxX family protein has product MTDKQNQFPQLFLRLALSVTILSAVADRFGWWSKENSSWGNMASFKEYTRQLTFFFPENLSTFSAYAATFLEILFPLMLIIGYKTKVAAYGTGFLLLIFAVSMTLASGLKAPLNYSVWVGSASAFLLAVQRHYSFSIDQINQK; this is encoded by the coding sequence ATGACAGATAAACAAAATCAATTTCCACAGCTGTTTCTAAGATTGGCTCTTTCAGTAACCATACTTTCTGCAGTGGCAGACCGGTTTGGATGGTGGAGCAAAGAAAATTCATCATGGGGGAATATGGCCAGCTTTAAAGAATATACCAGGCAACTGACTTTTTTTTTTCCGGAAAACTTAAGCACTTTTTCAGCATATGCCGCTACTTTTTTGGAAATACTTTTTCCATTGATGCTGATCATAGGATATAAAACTAAGGTAGCAGCGTACGGAACCGGTTTTTTATTATTGATTTTTGCTGTTTCAATGACGCTTGCATCGGGTTTGAAAGCTCCGCTCAATTATTCGGTTTGGGTAGGAAGTGCTTCAGCTTTTTTATTGGCTGTACAACGCCATTATTCTTTTAGTATTGATCAAATAAACCAAAAATAA
- a CDS encoding putative quinol monooxygenase yields the protein MKIYLTAIIKAKEEHQAEVLEVLQNMVKETRKEEACELYSLHQGTEDKNQFVFYEIWKSKEGLEYHNQQPYIQAFGALVDEKLQEKPHIYTTHIIS from the coding sequence ATGAAAATATACCTTACAGCCATTATAAAAGCCAAAGAAGAACACCAGGCAGAAGTATTGGAAGTTCTTCAGAATATGGTAAAAGAGACGAGAAAAGAAGAAGCCTGTGAACTTTACAGCCTTCATCAGGGAACTGAAGACAAAAACCAGTTCGTTTTCTATGAAATCTGGAAAAGCAAAGAAGGATTGGAGTATCATAATCAACAGCCTTACATCCAGGCTTTTGGAGCTCTGGTAGATGAAAAACTTCAGGAAAAACCACATATTTATACTACCCATATTATTTCATAA
- a CDS encoding NAD(P)H-dependent flavin oxidoreductase, translating into MFWPDTISKKLGIEYPVIQAPMFGVSTVQMVAAATRAGCLGSLALADLSAEESIKLIRETRKLTDKPFAANIFVHHIPEITEPLRLKFIKTRQFLKQLAKDNDIEVNFPDLEDLNVRSYHELVDVVIKENCKILSFTFGNLDDQSIQKLKENGVTLIGTCTSVNEALLLEKSGIDIICVQGIEAGGHRGTFDPDHVLQIGGLSLLSQVYDHVKVPLIYAGGIYNGKTLQAVKDLGAQGFQVGNLLLASCESALQPFEKERLKKAKEDEIMLTKSFSGRYARGVKNKYIEAVEDSEYILPYPYQNKLTNALRKAAKSKQNADFVGIWIGQSLHDYSELSAEEILKNLIFQVEGE; encoded by the coding sequence ATGTTCTGGCCGGATACAATCAGTAAAAAACTAGGGATAGAATATCCTGTCATTCAGGCTCCCATGTTTGGAGTGAGTACCGTACAGATGGTTGCTGCAGCAACTCGCGCAGGCTGTCTGGGTTCTTTGGCATTGGCAGATCTTTCAGCTGAAGAATCTATTAAGCTGATCAGAGAGACAAGAAAACTAACCGATAAGCCTTTTGCAGCTAATATCTTTGTACATCACATTCCTGAAATAACAGAGCCTTTAAGATTAAAATTTATTAAAACCAGACAATTTTTAAAACAGCTGGCAAAAGACAATGACATTGAAGTAAACTTTCCTGATCTGGAAGACCTTAATGTGAGATCCTATCATGAACTCGTAGATGTGGTCATTAAAGAAAACTGTAAAATTTTAAGCTTTACTTTTGGGAATCTGGATGATCAGAGTATTCAGAAGCTGAAAGAAAACGGGGTAACATTAATTGGTACATGTACTTCTGTAAATGAAGCGCTACTATTAGAAAAATCAGGAATTGATATCATCTGTGTCCAGGGGATAGAAGCCGGCGGTCACAGAGGAACTTTTGATCCGGACCATGTTCTGCAGATTGGAGGATTATCTTTATTATCGCAGGTTTACGATCACGTAAAGGTTCCGCTGATCTATGCTGGTGGAATTTATAACGGGAAAACCCTTCAGGCGGTAAAGGATCTGGGGGCACAGGGATTTCAGGTGGGAAATCTTCTCTTGGCTTCCTGCGAAAGTGCCTTGCAGCCTTTTGAAAAGGAAAGGCTTAAAAAAGCAAAAGAGGACGAAATTATGTTGACGAAAAGCTTCTCAGGCAGATATGCGAGAGGAGTTAAAAACAAATATATTGAAGCAGTTGAAGATTCGGAATATATCTTACCTTACCCTTATCAGAATAAACTGACCAATGCATTGCGTAAAGCTGCCAAATCTAAACAAAATGCAGATTTTGTAGGAATCTGGATAGGACAGTCTTTGCATGATTACAGTGAACTTTCTGCTGAGGAAATTCTGAAAAATCTCATATTTCAGGTAGAGGGAGAATGA
- a CDS encoding LysR family transcriptional regulator, giving the protein MVNLEWYRTFKAIYKTGTLTGAADALFISQPGVSLHLSSLEAYVGYKLFDRTGRKMIPTERGKVLFNAVAEPIAKLEDVEKNFQKSTEKHTPTISVGMCFETFQTTLEQYVSTLPFNLIISFGEYPEMLDQLDKGILDLIITPKKGSSPNIEHEAFSSEQIILVGGNDVDTAAFNKILKTKDAEQIENWLKNEKWYGTTGDMEHLFQFWTLNFGHKPNFRPNYIVPNLNSIIRCLKGGAGLAVVPDFLCKNEIESGEVKLIWEGKRKLENTLYFGCRKKTNYQTEIDHIKDLFRKVMGK; this is encoded by the coding sequence ATGGTTAATTTAGAATGGTACCGTACTTTTAAAGCAATATATAAAACCGGGACATTGACAGGGGCTGCGGATGCTTTATTTATATCACAGCCGGGAGTAAGCCTGCATCTGAGCTCATTGGAAGCTTATGTAGGGTATAAACTGTTTGACAGAACGGGCAGAAAAATGATCCCGACAGAGCGTGGAAAAGTATTATTCAATGCGGTTGCCGAGCCTATTGCCAAACTTGAAGATGTAGAGAAGAATTTTCAGAAGTCTACCGAGAAACATACTCCTACCATCAGTGTTGGAATGTGTTTTGAGACTTTTCAGACTACATTGGAACAATATGTTTCTACATTGCCTTTTAACCTGATTATCAGTTTCGGAGAATATCCTGAAATGCTGGATCAGCTGGATAAAGGTATATTAGATCTTATTATCACGCCTAAAAAGGGGTCTTCCCCCAATATAGAACATGAAGCTTTCTCTTCGGAGCAAATCATTCTGGTAGGAGGTAATGATGTTGATACTGCGGCTTTCAATAAAATATTGAAAACAAAAGACGCAGAACAGATTGAGAATTGGCTGAAGAATGAAAAATGGTATGGAACTACCGGTGATATGGAGCATCTTTTTCAGTTCTGGACCTTGAATTTTGGACATAAACCGAATTTCCGTCCGAATTATATTGTTCCTAATCTAAATTCTATTATCCGCTGTCTGAAAGGAGGGGCCGGCCTGGCCGTTGTTCCTGATTTTCTATGCAAAAATGAAATCGAAAGCGGTGAAGTAAAACTGATCTGGGAAGGAAAAAGAAAGCTGGAAAATACACTTTATTTCGGGTGCCGGAAAAAGACCAATTACCAAACAGAAATAGACCATATCAAAGATCTATTCCGAAAGGTGATGGGTAAGTAA
- a CDS encoding aldo/keto reductase codes for MQKKTYAGQPVVTLNNGIDIPALGFGVWQMEDLQECEKAVVKAIQTGYRMIDTAAIYQNETAVGAAVKNSGVDRDELFITSKVWVQDHGYEKTKSAFQRTLNRLQMDYLDMYLIHWPYGDFTGTWKAMEELYQEGQIKAIGVCNFTMEKLEELKLHSTVVPVINQIELHPVFQQKELQVYNRKNNIITQPWSPLGNGNANLLNNTELKGIAEKHGKTVAQVILRWHLQEGFVVIPKSVTPSRIEENFNVFDFRLKEDEMNVVRSLDTGKRLFFDPKDPEWEQKMLNSVADI; via the coding sequence ATGCAAAAGAAAACCTATGCAGGACAGCCTGTGGTCACTTTAAATAATGGAATTGATATTCCGGCGTTAGGATTCGGAGTATGGCAGATGGAAGACCTGCAAGAATGTGAAAAAGCTGTAGTTAAGGCCATACAGACGGGATACAGAATGATTGATACTGCTGCTATTTATCAGAATGAGACCGCGGTAGGAGCAGCTGTAAAAAACAGTGGGGTAGACAGGGATGAGCTGTTTATCACTTCAAAAGTATGGGTTCAGGATCACGGATACGAAAAAACAAAAAGTGCCTTTCAAAGAACCTTGAACAGATTGCAGATGGATTATCTTGATATGTATCTTATTCACTGGCCTTACGGGGATTTTACGGGAACATGGAAAGCTATGGAAGAATTGTATCAGGAAGGACAGATCAAAGCAATCGGGGTTTGTAATTTTACGATGGAGAAGCTGGAAGAATTAAAACTCCATTCAACAGTTGTACCGGTAATCAATCAGATTGAATTACATCCGGTATTCCAACAGAAAGAGCTACAGGTATATAACAGGAAAAATAACATCATCACCCAGCCATGGAGCCCGTTAGGGAACGGCAATGCCAACCTTTTAAATAATACGGAATTGAAAGGGATAGCAGAAAAGCACGGTAAAACTGTTGCGCAGGTGATTTTAAGATGGCATTTACAGGAAGGATTTGTAGTTATCCCCAAATCAGTAACACCGTCAAGAATTGAAGAAAACTTTAATGTATTTGATTTCAGATTGAAAGAAGATGAAATGAATGTTGTCCGTTCTTTAGATACAGGAAAAAGATTATTCTTTGATCCAAAAGATCCGGAATGGGAACAGAAAATGCTAAACTCTGTAGCAGATATTTAA
- a CDS encoding type 1 glutamine amidotransferase domain-containing protein: MKKLALFMLAIFTIGSVQAQTQNSKNMKKKILFVVTSHDKKGSTGEDTGYYLGEVSHPWEVLHKAGYEIDFVSPKGGTPPVDGFDLKDPVNKEFWENKEYKNRIDHSMTPSQVNPKEYSAIFYAGGHGAMWDFADNKELADIASKIYENGGIVAGVCHGPAGLVNIKLKNGKYLVDGKKINAFTNEEEAEVKLTDVVPFLLEDKLKERGAEFEKSGLWQNHVVADQRVITGQNPQSAKSVGEAILKELNNK; this comes from the coding sequence ATGAAAAAATTAGCGCTTTTCATGCTTGCCATATTTACAATAGGATCCGTACAGGCACAAACCCAAAATTCAAAGAATATGAAAAAGAAAATTTTATTCGTCGTAACCAGTCATGACAAAAAAGGAAGTACAGGCGAAGATACAGGATATTACCTCGGAGAAGTTTCTCATCCCTGGGAAGTCCTTCACAAAGCAGGTTATGAAATTGACTTTGTAAGCCCAAAGGGCGGTACTCCTCCTGTAGATGGGTTTGACCTGAAAGATCCTGTAAATAAGGAGTTCTGGGAAAATAAAGAATACAAAAACAGAATTGATCATTCGATGACGCCATCCCAGGTGAACCCAAAAGAATATTCTGCAATCTTTTACGCAGGAGGTCATGGAGCTATGTGGGATTTTGCAGACAATAAAGAACTGGCTGACATCGCCTCAAAAATTTATGAAAACGGAGGAATAGTAGCAGGTGTATGCCATGGCCCGGCAGGACTCGTGAATATCAAACTGAAGAATGGGAAATACCTGGTTGACGGGAAAAAGATCAATGCTTTCACCAACGAAGAGGAGGCTGAAGTAAAATTAACAGATGTTGTTCCTTTTTTATTAGAGGACAAGCTGAAAGAAAGAGGAGCAGAATTTGAAAAATCAGGGCTTTGGCAAAATCATGTGGTAGCAGATCAAAGAGTGATTACAGGACAGAATCCCCAGTCAGCAAAGAGTGTTGGAGAAGCAATTTTAAAGGAATTAAATAACAAATAA
- a CDS encoding Crp/Fnr family transcriptional regulator, protein MDNFKAHLNKFITVTDEEYVSIFSFFEVSKVEKKQNLMLEGEICRNMYFVVEGCLRKYFINERGVEHTTQFAIENWWITDTFAYERQLKTDFNIQSVEKSTILVIDFKSQELLLKQHPVMEKYFRIIYQRAYAASERKLRYLSEYSREELYVHFSTLYPWFIQRIPQYLIASFLGFTPEYLSEIKAKLRS, encoded by the coding sequence ATGGATAACTTTAAGGCACATTTAAATAAATTTATTACCGTAACTGATGAAGAATACGTTTCAATTTTTTCATTTTTTGAAGTATCAAAAGTGGAAAAGAAGCAAAATCTGATGCTGGAAGGCGAGATTTGCAGAAATATGTATTTTGTGGTGGAAGGATGTCTTAGAAAATACTTTATTAATGAACGAGGAGTAGAACACACGACCCAGTTTGCGATTGAAAACTGGTGGATTACTGACACGTTCGCCTATGAGAGACAGTTAAAGACGGATTTCAACATTCAGTCTGTAGAAAAATCCACTATCCTTGTCATAGATTTTAAAAGCCAGGAATTATTACTTAAGCAACATCCTGTTATGGAAAAATATTTCAGGATTATTTACCAGAGGGCCTATGCGGCATCTGAAAGGAAACTTCGTTATCTGTCTGAATATTCACGGGAAGAACTGTATGTTCATTTCAGTACGCTTTATCCATGGTTTATTCAGCGGATTCCTCAATATCTTATCGCGTCATTTCTTGGTTTTACTCCGGAATATTTAAGTGAAATCAAGGCAAAATTACGTTCTTAA
- a CDS encoding DUF1304 domain-containing protein, producing MEVIAKILIAVVALEHLYILWMEMFAWETKGKEVFKAALPAEMFKPTKGLAANQGLYNGFLAAGLIWSFLIKDPQWQDNVALFFLGCVAVAGTYGAISSTKKIFFVQALPAILAILAVVLK from the coding sequence ATGGAAGTTATTGCCAAAATTCTGATCGCTGTAGTTGCACTGGAACACCTGTATATTCTCTGGATGGAAATGTTTGCATGGGAAACCAAAGGAAAAGAAGTTTTCAAGGCTGCGCTGCCAGCAGAAATGTTCAAGCCGACAAAAGGTTTGGCTGCCAATCAGGGATTATACAATGGTTTTCTGGCTGCCGGGCTAATCTGGTCTTTTCTGATCAAAGATCCGCAATGGCAGGACAATGTGGCTTTATTCTTCTTAGGCTGTGTAGCGGTGGCTGGTACTTATGGGGCAATTTCCTCTACCAAGAAAATATTTTTTGTTCAGGCATTACCTGCAATATTGGCTATTCTTGCTGTTGTACTGAAATA
- a CDS encoding carboxymuconolactone decarboxylase family protein, with protein sequence MSARLNIATVDSAAYKAMLGLEGYLQTISLNHIQKELIKIRASQINKCAFCLDMHTKDALKYGENPQRIFILDGWREAKEFFTEDEQVLLAMTEEITLISHEGLTEETFQKAKAIFDDNQIAQIIMAIVTINAWNRIAISTHTPIEK encoded by the coding sequence ATGAGCGCAAGATTAAATATTGCAACAGTAGATTCAGCTGCTTACAAAGCAATGCTGGGATTAGAAGGATATCTTCAGACTATTTCTTTAAATCACATTCAGAAAGAATTAATCAAAATCAGGGCTTCACAGATTAATAAATGTGCATTCTGTCTTGATATGCATACGAAAGATGCCTTAAAATACGGGGAAAATCCTCAAAGAATCTTTATTTTAGATGGTTGGAGAGAAGCGAAAGAATTTTTTACAGAAGATGAGCAGGTACTTTTGGCCATGACAGAAGAAATTACGTTAATCAGCCATGAAGGCCTTACCGAGGAAACATTTCAAAAAGCAAAAGCCATTTTTGACGATAATCAGATCGCGCAGATCATTATGGCTATTGTGACCATTAATGCATGGAACAGGATTGCGATAAGTACCCATACTCCTATCGAAAAATAA
- a CDS encoding UDP-N-acetylmuramate--L-alanine ligase, producing the protein MKTHFIAIGGSAMHNLAIALKDKGYQVTGSDDAIFEPSKSRLEKKGILPQEMGWFPEKITPDIDAVILGMHAHQDNPELARAKELGLKIYSYPEFLYEQSKNKTRVVIAGSHGKTTITSMILHVLNFHQKDVDFMVGAQLEGFDCMVKLTQDNDFMVLEGDEYLSSPIDLRSKFLLYQPNIALMSGIAWDHINVFKTFDEYIEQFRKFVASITAGGVLVYNEEDPEVVKVVENAENYFRKIPYKTPEYEISNGKVYLKTEMGDVPLSVFGAHNLLNLEGARHICQQLGIMDEDFYEAIMSFKGASKRLEKVDREDKGTLYKDFAHAPSKVKAAVKAFNEQFKNEKKYGFLELHTYSSLNPAFLEQYDHAMDGLDEAIVFYSEDALKIKRMEPISPDFIKEKFKNENLKVFTNAEDLHAYWNTLDKTNGVYLMMSSGNFGGLDLTK; encoded by the coding sequence TTGAAAACCCACTTCATCGCTATTGGCGGAAGCGCCATGCACAATCTTGCCATTGCTTTAAAAGATAAAGGATATCAGGTTACAGGTTCAGATGATGCGATCTTTGAACCCTCAAAATCCAGATTGGAGAAAAAAGGAATATTGCCTCAGGAAATGGGTTGGTTTCCTGAAAAAATCACTCCGGATATTGATGCGGTAATCCTCGGAATGCATGCACACCAGGATAATCCTGAATTAGCAAGAGCAAAAGAACTTGGGTTGAAAATTTACTCTTATCCTGAATTCCTTTACGAGCAATCCAAAAATAAAACCCGGGTTGTAATTGCAGGCTCGCATGGTAAAACGACCATTACCTCAATGATCCTTCATGTCTTGAACTTTCACCAAAAGGATGTAGACTTTATGGTGGGTGCACAGCTGGAAGGTTTTGACTGTATGGTAAAACTGACCCAGGACAATGATTTCATGGTATTGGAAGGTGACGAATATCTTTCTTCCCCTATCGATCTGCGTTCCAAGTTTCTCTTATACCAGCCCAATATTGCTTTAATGAGCGGTATTGCATGGGATCATATCAATGTTTTTAAAACATTTGATGAATATATAGAACAATTCAGAAAGTTTGTAGCGAGCATTACCGCCGGCGGAGTTCTGGTGTATAACGAAGAAGATCCGGAAGTGGTAAAAGTAGTGGAAAATGCTGAAAATTATTTCAGAAAAATCCCTTACAAAACTCCGGAATATGAGATAAGCAATGGAAAAGTATATTTAAAAACCGAGATGGGAGATGTTCCTCTTTCTGTTTTTGGAGCCCACAATCTGTTGAACCTTGAAGGAGCAAGACATATCTGTCAGCAATTAGGAATCATGGATGAGGATTTTTACGAAGCCATTATGAGCTTTAAGGGAGCTTCAAAGCGTCTTGAAAAAGTAGACAGAGAAGATAAAGGAACTCTTTATAAAGACTTTGCCCATGCGCCAAGTAAGGTAAAAGCAGCTGTAAAGGCATTCAACGAACAGTTTAAGAATGAGAAAAAGTACGGATTCCTTGAGCTCCACACCTATTCCAGCCTGAATCCTGCTTTTCTTGAGCAGTATGACCATGCCATGGATGGTTTGGATGAAGCAATTGTTTTCTACTCTGAAGATGCCCTAAAAATCAAAAGAATGGAACCTATATCTCCGGATTTTATTAAAGAAAAATTCAAGAATGAAAACCTGAAAGTTTTCACCAATGCAGAAGACCTGCATGCCTATTGGAATACACTAGATAAAACCAATGGCGTTTATCTGATGATGAGCTCAGGAAACTTTGGCGGCCTGGATCTGACAAAATAA
- a CDS encoding acetyltransferase yields MSQHIRLAKAEDYPRIMEIWESAVKATHDFLAEEDFNYFKEVIPKDYLPHLEVYLITENDEAKGFASVSDDNLEMLFIHNDTRGKGYGKALYQFMKEKTGLTKVDVNEQNPQAIGFYEKMGFKKTGRSEKDGSGKDYPLIHMSL; encoded by the coding sequence ATGTCACAACATATCAGGCTTGCAAAGGCTGAGGACTACCCAAGAATTATGGAAATATGGGAATCGGCAGTAAAAGCTACCCATGATTTTCTTGCTGAAGAGGATTTTAATTATTTCAAAGAAGTAATTCCCAAAGACTATCTTCCCCATCTGGAAGTTTATTTAATTACTGAAAATGATGAGGCTAAAGGGTTTGCTTCTGTTTCTGACGATAATCTGGAAATGCTTTTCATTCATAATGATACCCGTGGAAAGGGATATGGAAAAGCACTTTATCAATTTATGAAAGAGAAAACAGGGCTTACCAAAGTGGATGTTAACGAACAAAATCCACAGGCGATCGGCTTTTATGAAAAAATGGGTTTCAAAAAAACAGGAAGATCGGAAAAAGATGGCTCCGGTAAAGATTATCCATTAATTCATATGAGCTTGTAA
- a CDS encoding VOC family protein → MENTTKGFTRANHVGITVKNLEKSIAFYEALTGTKVSNIDVIGGERMAKTQGLTDTKIKFANLRLDNLNLDILEYVIPESEQAAYSNNQISAMHLCFEVDNIDEAMQRLNEIGVEPDGEPIVFEEADGLKSGYGTAVAYFQDPDGTNLEIIAPQGPFKRKNP, encoded by the coding sequence ATGGAAAATACAACAAAAGGATTCACACGTGCTAATCACGTTGGAATTACTGTAAAGAATTTAGAGAAATCTATTGCCTTTTACGAAGCATTAACAGGAACTAAAGTTTCCAATATTGATGTCATCGGTGGAGAAAGAATGGCCAAAACCCAAGGCCTGACTGACACTAAAATAAAATTTGCCAATCTCCGTCTGGATAATCTCAATCTAGATATCCTGGAATACGTCATCCCAGAATCTGAACAGGCTGCTTACTCCAATAACCAGATCAGTGCCATGCACCTTTGTTTTGAAGTAGACAATATCGACGAAGCGATGCAGAGGTTAAATGAAATCGGTGTAGAACCTGATGGAGAACCAATCGTATTCGAAGAAGCAGACGGATTAAAATCCGGATATGGAACTGCTGTAGCTTACTTCCAGGATCCTGATGGAACCAATCTTGAAATTATAGCTCCTCAAGGACCATTCAAAAGAAAGAATCCGTAA